The genome window CAGCGCTCGCCGCCCTCGCCGGAGGGGGCGACCATGTCATGGCCGTCCGAGGTGGCGGCATAGCCGGTAAGCTCGGCGTAGATCTTCGCGCCGCGCGCCTTCGCGTGCTCGTATTCCTCCAGCACCACGATGCCGCCGCCGCCGGAGATCACGAAGCCGTCGCGGTTCACGTCGAAGGCGCGGGAGGCCTTCTCGGGCGTGTCGTTGAACTTGGAGCTCATGGCGCCCATGGCGTCGAACAGGCAGGACAGGGTCCAGTCCAGCTCCTCGCCGCCGCCGGCGAACATCACGTCCTGCTTGCCCCACTGGATCTGCTCCGCCGCGTTGCCGATGCAATGCGCGGAGGTGGAGCAGGCCGAGGTGATGGAATAGTTGATGCCCTTGATGCGGAAGGGCGTGGCCAGGCAGGCCGACACGGTGGAGGACATGCCGCGCGTCACCATGAACGGCCCCATCCGCTTGGGGCTGTTGTTCTTCAGCACGATCTGGTGCGCCTCGAACAGGTTGCGCGTGGACGGGCCGCCGGAGCCGACGATGAGCCCGGTGCGCTCGTTCGAGATGTCGGAGTCTTCCAGCCCGGCATCCGCGATCGCCTGTTTCATCGCGATGTAGCTGTAGGCCGCCCCGTCCCCCATGAAGCGCAGCTGGCGCTTCTCGATGTGTTCGGCCACATCGATGTCCGGTTTGCCATGCACCTGGCTGCGGAACCCGCGCTCGGCGTATTCCGGGGCGAAGCTGATGCCGGACTTGCCCTCGCGCAGCGAGGTGATGACATCGTCCTTCGAAGTGCCGATCGACGACACGATACCAAGACCGGTTACGACGACCCGCCGCATGAGCATATCCTTCCTTCGTGCCGGGCTGATTTTCAGGCCGGGCTTTCCTCACCATCCTTGAACAGACCGACACGCATGTCGGTCGTGGTGTAGATGGTCTGGCCGTCCGCTTCCATCAACCCGTCGGCGATGCCGAGCTTGAGTTTACGGTCGATGACGCGCTTCATGTTGACGGTATAGCGGATGAGCCTCACGTCCGGCGTGACCATGCCGGAAAACTTCACCTCGCCCACGCCCAGGGCGCGGCCGCGGCCCGGCATGCCCAGCCAGCCGAGGAAGAAGCCGGTGATCTGCCACAATGCGTCGAGCCCGAGGCACCCGGGCATCACCGGGTCGCCGATGAAGTGGCACTTGAAGAACCACAGGTCGGAATTCACGTCGAATTCCGCCACGACCTGGCCCTTGTCATAGGCGCCGCCCGTTTCGGTTATGCTGGTCACGCGGTCCATCATGAGCATGGGGGGCGCGGGGAGCTGCGCATTCCCCGGGCCGAAGAGATCTCCGCGCGCACAGCGCATCAACTCTTCATAGTCATAGCTGCTCGGCCGTGACATACCTTCTCCTTCGTCGCAGGGCGGCATTTGTTGCTCTCGTTTCCCTATCACCGTGCCCGCAACAGGTGCAAGCGCGATGGGTGCGCCCAAAAGGGACTCGATTTTCCTGCCATGAACGGGTTAGTGTGCGTAGCTGATGACTAGCAAGGGACAAAACCAAGCCGTGAAATCCAGGGGCAGCGCAGCAGGGCGTGAGGCGAAGTCGCGCGTGGACGCATGGCTGTCGCGGGGCGGGCTGCGCCCGACACGTCAGCGCAAGATGCTGGCCAGCCTGCTGGTGGGAGACGGGAATCATCGTCATGTCACGGCCGAAAGCCTGCACGAGGCCGCCCAGTGCAGCCCCGAGCCGGTGTCGCTTGCCACGGTTTACAACACGCTGAAGGCCTTCACGGACGCGGGCCTGCTCACCGAGGTGATGGTGCACGGCGCCCGGTCCTACTTCGACACCCGCATCGATGACCATCCGCACTATTTCTGGGAAGACCAGGACAGCCTGACCGATGCGCCCGCCGACGCGGTGCGCTTCGCCTCGCTGCCCGACGCGCCCCCGGGCACCGAGATCGCCAAGGTCGACGTGGTGATCCGCCTGCGCCGCACCGGGGGCTGACAGGGGCCGCGCGCCCGGGGGGACCCGGCCGCCGCATGTCCTTCCCTGTCCGGGCGACCCGCGGTGATGATGCGTCTCCGCCCCCCCCCCTTTCGGACATGCCGGACGCGCGGAACTGCCGCAGGCCGCGTGCGCTCTGCCGGTCCGAGGCAGGCATGCGCCCCGAAGGCGCAGCCAGAACCGGAGCCCGGAGCTGCGGCAAGGGGGCTGTTTCCGGCAGACATCCCGAACACGCCCAGCGAAAGCGC of Paroceanicella profunda contains these proteins:
- the irr gene encoding Fur family transcriptional regulator Irr, translating into MTSKGQNQAVKSRGSAAGREAKSRVDAWLSRGGLRPTRQRKMLASLLVGDGNHRHVTAESLHEAAQCSPEPVSLATVYNTLKAFTDAGLLTEVMVHGARSYFDTRIDDHPHYFWEDQDSLTDAPADAVRFASLPDAPPGTEIAKVDVVIRLRRTGG
- the fabA gene encoding 3-hydroxyacyl-[acyl-carrier-protein] dehydratase FabA; the encoded protein is MSRPSSYDYEELMRCARGDLFGPGNAQLPAPPMLMMDRVTSITETGGAYDKGQVVAEFDVNSDLWFFKCHFIGDPVMPGCLGLDALWQITGFFLGWLGMPGRGRALGVGEVKFSGMVTPDVRLIRYTVNMKRVIDRKLKLGIADGLMEADGQTIYTTTDMRVGLFKDGEESPA
- the fabB gene encoding beta-ketoacyl-ACP synthase I, translated to MRRVVVTGLGIVSSIGTSKDDVITSLREGKSGISFAPEYAERGFRSQVHGKPDIDVAEHIEKRQLRFMGDGAAYSYIAMKQAIADAGLEDSDISNERTGLIVGSGGPSTRNLFEAHQIVLKNNSPKRMGPFMVTRGMSSTVSACLATPFRIKGINYSITSACSTSAHCIGNAAEQIQWGKQDVMFAGGGEELDWTLSCLFDAMGAMSSKFNDTPEKASRAFDVNRDGFVISGGGGIVVLEEYEHAKARGAKIYAELTGYAATSDGHDMVAPSGEGGERCMRMALSTLPQDREVGYINAHGTSTPVGDVTEVEAVRRVFAGKSQPPISSTKSLTGHSQGATGAQEVIYSLLMLENDFIAASANVDTLDPALNPEEIATSRVDNAGLETVMSNSFGFGGTNASLLFSRLRDE